From Domibacillus sp. DTU_2020_1001157_1_SI_ALB_TIR_016, a single genomic window includes:
- a CDS encoding MaoC family dehydratase produces the protein MFKPLYWTITAEEIREYAAASGDFNPIHTDPDYAQKAGLKGCIAHGMLVMALGSRAIREWEAGDLTSYEARFQAMTYPDEPLVVKGSWMDEAAGKGSVTVQNEKGEIKMKGTFTVK, from the coding sequence CTGGACAATTACTGCAGAAGAAATTCGTGAGTATGCAGCCGCTTCAGGTGACTTTAACCCGATTCATACGGACCCTGATTATGCACAAAAAGCCGGGCTGAAGGGCTGTATTGCACATGGAATGCTCGTAATGGCGCTTGGAAGCCGTGCGATCCGTGAATGGGAGGCAGGCGATTTAACCTCCTACGAGGCCCGCTTTCAGGCGATGACGTATCCCGACGAGCCGCTTGTGGTCAAAGGCAGCTGGATGGATGAGGCAGCAGGCAAAGGCAGTGTAACAGTCCAAAACGAGAAAGGCGAAATAAAAATGAAAGGCACCTTTACAGTGAAGTGA
- a CDS encoding CidA/LrgA family protein gives MKKAAAFLFQLAFLSALYYGSEFFVSWLHIPIPASVTGMVILLFLLSKSWVPVQMIESGAAFLNKHLAFFFIPIAAGLITYGDLIRSGGAALIAVIAGSSVMGLLITSGLSSALAKRSREKA, from the coding sequence ATGAAAAAAGCGGCCGCTTTTCTTTTTCAGCTTGCGTTTCTGTCCGCTTTGTATTATGGATCTGAGTTTTTTGTTTCCTGGCTGCATATTCCGATTCCAGCCAGTGTTACCGGCATGGTGATCCTGCTTTTTCTTCTATCAAAGAGCTGGGTTCCTGTTCAAATGATCGAAAGTGGAGCTGCTTTTTTAAACAAGCATTTAGCTTTCTTTTTTATTCCAATTGCAGCCGGATTAATCACATACGGGGATCTGATCCGATCAGGCGGCGCTGCCCTTATAGCAGTGATTGCCGGCAGTTCGGTTATGGGTCTTCTTATTACCTCTGGACTTTCTAGTGCATTGGCGAAGAGAAGCAGGGAAAAAGCATGA